Within Atribacteraceae bacterium, the genomic segment CGTAATCACTGTCGGCACTCCCCTTTTCTGCAGTCGAGCACTCCCGTCAACCGTTTTATTCCTGTCAACCCCAGCTCCCGAAAAGAAATCATGGCGTCTTCGTGGCCCATCTCGGCACAGAGGGCTATAGTGTAACAATCGGTGCCCCCCCTGATTATTTTTAGAGCGAGGTTCGCGAAGTGGCAGTGGACGCCGACAAAGACACAGACGTCGATCTTGTTATGCCAGATGGTCAGGTTGGGGTGGTTCGGGTTGATTTCTACAGCGGGATTAATCATCGGGTATTTCGGGCGGTAATCAGGCATGGGAATGATCCCGGCGTCCGCCGACTTAGCCATTTCAATCACCGCCCGTGCTTTGTCGGCTACCCCCTCCTTCCAGTTCCAAAGGACCAGCGGACCCG encodes:
- a CDS encoding carbon monoxide dehydrogenase beta subunit family protein; translation: MAIPQYRVLPGPEGYLPPAAASMGVVLPRNKDEALLEGAIVTLDEAMQRAAEKLLCAKRPYFFPGPLVLWNWKEGVADKARAVIEMAKSADAGIIPMPDYRPKYPMINPAVEINPNHPNLTIWHNKIDVCVFVGVHCHFANLALKIIRGGTDCYTIALCAEMGHEDAMISFRELGLTGIKRLTGVLDCRKGECRQ